GGTTGTTCCTTCGCTCTGGCGGCGAAGGCGAGGCGAAGGTCGTGACCGGCGCGCCCGGACCGGCCTTTTACGGTCGCAGCCAGGCCGGTGCGATCCTGCGCTATCGGCTCGCGACAGCGTCGCGTTTTGATCCGGCGGCATATGTGCGCGCCGATGCCGCGCTCGTGTCTCGTGGAGAGCGACAGGTTGCGCTCGGCGTGAGCGCCCGGCCTCTCGCGGCGCTGCCGCTTGTCGCCCATGCCGAGATGCGCGCCACGCGGCAGGACGGGCGAACCGAACTGCGTCCGGCCGCCTTCGTCACCACCGGCACCGACGCCGCGCCCCTGCCGGGCGGCTTCGCTTTGCGCAGCTACGGGCAGGCGGGCTATGTTGGCGGGCGCTTTGCCAGCGCCTTTGCCGATGGGCAGGCGGTGGCGACGCGCGAGGTCGCGCGGTTCGACTTGGGTTCGCTGCGGGCGGGTGCGGGCGTGTGGGGCGGGGCGCAGCGCGGGGTCCAGCGGCTCGACATCGGGCCGAGCGCCGCGCTTTCCATCCGGCTCGGCGACGCACCGGCCCATCTGTCATTGGACTATCGCGTGCGCGTGGCGGGCGATGCAGCGCCGGGAAGCGGCGCTACACTGACACTCTCGCGCAGCTTCTGAGCGCGTGCGACTTTAAACCCGCCTTCCGCTGCGATAGGGGCGGGCGATGGACGTCTACCTCCCTATCGCGAATCTGGCGGTCAACGGGTTGTGGATCGTCGCGCTCGGCGCGCTGACAGGCGTTCTCTCGGGATTGTTCGGGGTGGGCGGGGGCTTCCTCACCACGCCGCTGCTGATCATCTTCTACGGCATTCCGCCGACCGTTGCCGCAGCCAGCGCCTCGACGCAGGTGACCGGCGCGAGCGTGTCGGGCGTGCTTGCCCATGCCAAGCGCGGCGGCGTCGACTATCGCCTGGGCGCTGTTACCGTGGCCGGCGGGCTGCTCGGCTCGGGTATCGGGGCGCTCCTGTTCCGGTTCCTGCGTAGCGTGGGCCAGATCGACGTGGTCATCAACTCGCTCTACGTCGTTCTGCTCGGCTCGATTGGCGCGCTGATGATGCGCGAGGCGGTCCAGTCGATCCGCGGAACCGCCACAGCGCAGGTTCGCCGCCGCAAGCATCATCCGATCGTGGCCGCGCTGCCGTGGCGCTGGCGCTTCTATCGCTCGGGTCTCTACATCTCGCCGCTCGCCCCGCTGATCCTGGGTGTGCTGGTGGGCATTCTGACGATGCTCATGGGCGTCGGCGGCGGATTCATCCTCGTCCCCGCAATGCTCTACATCCTCGGGATGAGCGCAAATGTTGTGGTCGGCACCAGCCTCTTCAACATCCTTTTCGTCACCATCGTCACAACCATGATGCATTCCTTGACGACCAAGGCAGTGGACATCGTGCTCGTCGGTCTTCTGCTGATCGGATCGGTCACGGGCGCGCAGCTGGGCACCCAGTGGGCGGCCAAGGTGAAGCCCGAATGGCTGCGCCTCGCCCTTGCCGCGATCGTCCTCGTCATCGCGATCCGCATCTTCATCGGCTTTTCGATCCGGCCGGACGAGATCTACACGGTCTTCCCGCTGTGAGGATACTGCTTGCCCTGCTGTGCGCTCTGACGCTGATGGGGCAGCGCGATCCCATCCTCGTGCCGGAAGTCAGCCAGCACGAGGTGCAGGTGCGTCAGGGCTTCACAGGCACCGAACTGTTGCTGTTTGGCGCGGTCCTCGACCCTGCCCAGCGTGCTGCCGGGCAGCGATACGACATCGTGGTGGTGCTGAAGGGACCGTCCGAACCCATCCGGATGCGCGAGAAGGAACGGATTGGGGGCATCTGGATCAATGCCGAGAGCAGCGATTTCCGTTCCGCCCCGTCCTTTTTCGCGATCGCAAGCACTCGCCCGATCGACCAGATCGTCGACGAGAAGACCGCCGCGATCTACGAATTCGGCACCCGCTACATCCAGCTCAGCCCGAGCGGCGCGATCGATCCCGAAGAACAGGCGCGCTTCGCCGCCGGGCTGGTCGACCTGCGCACGCGGCAGGGTTTGTACAAGGAAGAGATCGGCGGGGCACAGCTGCGCGAAGACATCCTCTACCAAGCGCGCATAGCTCTGCCGTCCAACGTGGTTACCGGTGTCTACACCGCCGAAACCTTTGCCGTGACGCGTGGTCGCGTGATCGCTTCGGCGGTGTCCGAGGTGGAGGTTCGCAAGGTCGGTTTCGAACGCGCCGTCGAATATAACGCGCAGGAAAATTCCCTGCTTTACGGGCTCGCTGCGGTGTTCCTGTCGATCGGCATGGGCTGGGCGGCAGGGCGCTTCTACGCGATGATCTGATCGTGCAGCAGATTGCGCCGCCCGACGCTCTCGCTGGCGAGCGGTGTTGACCCGATCTTAACCCCGTCCATCTAGGCCGAAGCACCTGCGCGCCGCCCGATCCGGCGGTCGCGATCCAGAAGGGTTGCATCGACATGAACGCCATGAGCCAGGACGTATTCCGCACTTTCGATCCGGCGGGCGAGGAAGGGGCCAGACCGCCTGTGCGCGCGGCGAGCCTCGACCCCGCACTCAAGGCACAGGCTGCTCAGGCGACGCAGGCCATGCCGCCATCGCAAGCGGAAACCGGCTATTCCAACGAGAATGCCACCCAGCCCATCGGCGTCGTTCTCGAAATCGCCGGGTCGGGATCGCAGATCGCGATCGATATCCAGCGCCTCAACGAATGCATGGAGGACGAGGATCCCTCGATCGCTCTGGCCGGACAGGTCGGCAGCCAGATCAAGATCCGCGTCAACAACAGCTGGCTGCTCGCCAGCGTCCGCAACCAGAAGCAGGACCGGCGGGCCGACGGCTCGATCATCGCCAATATCGATTTCCTCGGCGAAGGGCAGGAGGAAAAGCTGACCGGGCGCCTGCACGGTTTCCGGCGCGGCGTGACGCGCTATCCGGTGCCGGGCGCGCTGGTCTATCCGGCGACCACGGGCGATCTCCGTCAGGTTTATGCCAGCGACGGGCGGGATTCGATCACCGTCGGCAACGTCTATCCGACGCGCGACATCCGCGCCGGGCTTTATATCGACGCGATGCTCGGCAAGCACTTCGCGCTGCTGGGCTCGACCGGCACCGGCAAGTCCACCTCCGCCGCGCTGATCCTCCATCGCATCTGCGAAGCGGCGCCCGAGGGACACATCGTGATGATCGATCCGCACGGCGAATATTCGGCGGCGTTCCGGCGCACCGGCATGATCTTGGACGTCTCGAACCTGCAGATGCCCTACTGGCTGATGAATTTCGAGGAGCATTGCGAGGTGTTGCTGAGCTCTTCGGGCAACGAGCGGCAGGTGGACGAGGATATTCTCGCCAAATGTCTGCTCAAGGCCCGCTCCAAGAGCCGCCTCGCCGGATCTCTGGGCAAGGTGACCGTCGATTCTCCGATCCCCTATCTCCTGTCGGACCTTTCGAACGAGATTCAGGACCAGATGGGCAAGCTGGACAAAGCGACCACCTCAGCGCCCTATATGCGGATCAAGAACAAGCTGGACGAGATCAAGAGCGATCCACGATACCAGTTCATGTTCTCCGGCATGCTGGTCGGCGACACCATGGCGGATTTCATCTCCAAGGTGTTCCGCATGCCGGCGAACGGCAAGCCGATCTCGATCATCGACGTCTCCGGCGTGCCTTCGGACATCACCGCCACGGTCGTTGCGGTGCTCAGCCGGCTGGTGTTCGATTTTGCCATCTGGGGCCGCGAGGAGAAGACCGCGCCGGTGCTGCTGGT
The genomic region above belongs to Qipengyuania spongiae and contains:
- a CDS encoding ATP-binding protein — translated: MPPSQAETGYSNENATQPIGVVLEIAGSGSQIAIDIQRLNECMEDEDPSIALAGQVGSQIKIRVNNSWLLASVRNQKQDRRADGSIIANIDFLGEGQEEKLTGRLHGFRRGVTRYPVPGALVYPATTGDLRQVYASDGRDSITVGNVYPTRDIRAGLYIDAMLGKHFALLGSTGTGKSTSAALILHRICEAAPEGHIVMIDPHGEYSAAFRRTGMILDVSNLQMPYWLMNFEEHCEVLLSSSGNERQVDEDILAKCLLKARSKSRLAGSLGKVTVDSPIPYLLSDLSNEIQDQMGKLDKATTSAPYMRIKNKLDEIKSDPRYQFMFSGMLVGDTMADFISKVFRMPANGKPISIIDVSGVPSDITATVVAVLSRLVFDFAIWGREEKTAPVLLVCEEAHRYVPSEKHADGNSVGKILSRIAKEGRKYGISLGLITQRPSDLAEGVLSQCGTIISMRLNNDRDQEFVRAAMPEGARGFLDSIPALRNRECIICGEGVAIPIRVNFDTLEEVKRPASDDPSFLELWNSSGREEDAVERIVQRWRSQG
- a CDS encoding sulfite exporter TauE/SafE family protein, whose translation is MDVYLPIANLAVNGLWIVALGALTGVLSGLFGVGGGFLTTPLLIIFYGIPPTVAAASASTQVTGASVSGVLAHAKRGGVDYRLGAVTVAGGLLGSGIGALLFRFLRSVGQIDVVINSLYVVLLGSIGALMMREAVQSIRGTATAQVRRRKHHPIVAALPWRWRFYRSGLYISPLAPLILGVLVGILTMLMGVGGGFILVPAMLYILGMSANVVVGTSLFNILFVTIVTTMMHSLTTKAVDIVLVGLLLIGSVTGAQLGTQWAAKVKPEWLRLALAAIVLVIAIRIFIGFSIRPDEIYTVFPL
- a CDS encoding TIGR02186 family protein, with protein sequence MGQRDPILVPEVSQHEVQVRQGFTGTELLLFGAVLDPAQRAAGQRYDIVVVLKGPSEPIRMREKERIGGIWINAESSDFRSAPSFFAIASTRPIDQIVDEKTAAIYEFGTRYIQLSPSGAIDPEEQARFAAGLVDLRTRQGLYKEEIGGAQLREDILYQARIALPSNVVTGVYTAETFAVTRGRVIASAVSEVEVRKVGFERAVEYNAQENSLLYGLAAVFLSIGMGWAAGRFYAMI